Proteins from a single region of Salvelinus sp. IW2-2015 linkage group LG4p, ASM291031v2, whole genome shotgun sequence:
- the LOC111957312 gene encoding galaxin-like, with the protein MRVLQTDVYQWWQAVALRVYNPDIKIFCAWQLSNRVLGDNLFCGTTPYGVEDRGVLCCNQTLHRGVEAGHQCSPGGHLYLPSRDMVCESRVHLDDPGKHCCGEETYDPQDEICCNGLKPVVPGPRADSISHETPPPPLDIE; encoded by the exons ATGCGAGTTCTCCAAACTG ATGTCTACCAATGGTGGCAGGCTGTGGCTCTCAGAGTTTACAATCCAGACATCAAAATCTTCTGCGCCTGGCAGCTGTCCAATAGGGTGCTTGGAGACAACTTG TTCTGTGGTACAACTCCATATGGTGTAGAGGACCGAGGGGTGCTGTGCTGTAACCAGACGTTGCACCGTGGGGTGGAGGCTGGGCACCAGTGCTCCCCAGGTGGCCACTTGTATCTGCCGTCCCGTGACATGGTGTGTGAGTCACGCGTCCATCTCGATGATCCAGGCAAACACTGCTGTGGAGAGGAGACATATGACCCTCAGGATGAAATCTGTTGCAACGGACTGAA gccggtggttcctggtccccggGCTGATTCCATCTCCCACGAGACCCCTCCACCTCCCTTGGACATCGAGTGA